ATTGATTACTTGCTCCGTATTCGAGTTGGAAGCAAGACTAGACTAGACTGGACCGGATGACGATGGGTGGTCGGGACAGGTTCGTTCCGGACATGGCCAAGAGTGtgaatgatgaatggtgtCAATGGTGTGTGGTTCTCGACAAGTCCGTCAGCCAGAACCAGGGACGAAGACCGAAAAAGTCAAGTGCACTACAGTAGTCAGCTCAGgcccaaacaccacagaTATTAATATGCACAGAGATACGCACACACACAAATGCAGAACCTGAACATAAATATCACAAAAATGGCGCTTCGTCCGAAATAGTAGTGCCTGCCATCCATCTATCCATCGGCTGCGGGCGTTGATGTGGATATTGAATCAATTGAAACTTGAATCCAGACTGGCAAGCTGGCATCCtctgctccttcctcgcGGCCCAATTGACTCTGGAAGTCATGCTCCGAAACTCTGTTCCATTTGTCTGGTCGTTGTCGTCAGttctcctcatcttcactcaCCCGTCAACCCATGAATGAATGAGCCCCTCCTCTGTTCtcgcttcaatgttcgtctcgacatggacatgacatggataCCGACATGATGGCTTGTCGATGGACACCAAGATCCCTGTCGAGCTGCTGTCGACTTGGCGGTGCccacattcaatgttggctttcctgtcctgtcctgtcttgCCTGTCCTGTGAAATCTAGTCGTTCGCTCGCTCCGACCCATCCATGATCCATGATCGAATCCCCCATCCCTCCCTCCAAATGCccatccatgccatggcaaaaGCCCACCGCGGGACCCTTGTCCATGACGTGACGCAAGGTTGAAGCCGCGTCCAACATGCACACAGACAAGATAATACATGTCATGGATGGCTACGGAGCAATACAGAgtacatacctaggtagtgcATAGAGTACACGCATCTTGGGCTGGAGACTCTCTCGGGCGAGGCTGGCCCAGCCATCAGCTTAGCTTAGCTTCGATTTGGCCTTCGTTTCCCAAGAACccatgccatttgatgccatgctTCGGACAagctccaaaacaaaaagtgTCCCCTTGACCTGGTTCGCCTCCTAATACCGTATTTGCCCTCTTTACCATGCATTGCCCTGCTGTGCTGTGACACTTGACGCTTGATGCCGACCCCCCCAtctttttttgttcttggggTTTCGTAAAGtggtgtcgtcgtcgtcattctTTGTCTGCATTTCTTTCGTATTCTCACCATCGGCCATAAGGGTTCAAAGGAGCTCGGCAAAGCGAAGCGATTGAGCCCCGACAAGGCCCGTGTCTGTTTTAGGAACAAGCAGATACTATAACCAAGCTTCTTCCGTTCTTCTTCTGCTATTTTGGACTCTTTTCCTCCGCTTCCCTTTGCCCCAATTCTTgttatttttctttttggtggGGGCTTTGGCCATTGCCATATCGGCCGGCGTCGCTTTTGAGGGCGGgaacctgaacctgaacctggtttggacttggacttgaacttggactTGGTCTTGGGAACTTTAGAGTTTTCTCTGAACCCGTCCCGTTCTCTTTAGCCTCGGTGTGCTTATCTCTCCGTCTCTGGATGAATGCGTAAAGGCCATCTTCatttttctcttctctcaaTTATCGGAACTTTCGGTCCTGAGTTTTTGCATCGTGGGCTAATCATCACGCGATCCAGCCGTTGCGTTTGCTCCATCTTGGAAACACATCCGTCCACATCTTCCATCTTCCATATCTTGGAGCTGCTACAGCGGCATTCACGGTTCAAAATTTTGTTGTACTGGCCTGCCTGCAGTTAGACgtggtcaagtctgtcgGTTGAGACAATTTCTGAACTGGAGTTCCAGCTTGGCCGTCAAGAATTGGGCTATTTTGCTGTCTCTTCTTGACTGCTGCTATTACTACTCCATCTTGAATTTTACCTTCTGAGAGCCGACCTGGGCTGAGCGAAGACTTTGCTCAATTCTCTTGGATAGCATTCAAAAGACATCCTTGTGTTTTGCTCTCGTTTGTCCTGATCTTGCCTAATCCCGACACTCACTGCCtgccccagaccagacgatCAAGATCAACCAAAAGATCAAATAGCAAACGCGGCAGGCAGCCACTGCCGACCGGACAATTTCACCCACCAGCGGGCATTGCATTGTGACAACGAACGGGCAACTTGGATCGGGAAAGATATTCCCGTTGCTGCTTGGTTATTGTTTCCGGAGTGACGGATGCGGGAGTGCAACCACTAGTCCAGTATCGTGGTGAAGATCGCACCCGTTGGCAGCTTGACAGAATTCCAAGACAGAGCAGAACCCTGTGGCTGAGACATCCAGTCTACTTCAACAGCTGCTTTTTACCAGCCGAACAACCCACCAGGCTTCACGTCattcaccagaccagcaccGGCGTGTGTCATTGAGCAATTTCATTGATTGCTTGCCTCTCCAAACCGGCGTCGGCTTTGCCAGCTTCACTGCCATtgtgccagaccagatccaTTTCAGACTTCTCCAATTAGACTCCTACATCATATCCTCTCCTCGCCATGGTCTTGTAAGACCAGCTTCGATGGATACATCGCCCTAGAACTGTGAGATCACGAACACGAAACCTCTAGACGGTGATTCCTCGCAACGAGCTTGGCAAAAATGAATGTCGAAAGGTGGAAACGAAGGTCGTCTTCCGGCCTTACCTTGAGCACAACCACGACAACGAGCCATCATGATGCCAAGACACTCCCTCAACCGACCGAGAGCAAGGCTCCTCGGGTCCTGACCCGCGCGCTTCGATCTTTGAGTAGCTCGAGTATGGATTCCATAGCTGCCACCTCGACTAGAAGTAATTCCATGCGCAAGCTACAAAAGACTCCATCTTCCAACTCCTCTTCCATGATCGATCGCCTTCAGAGACGGGTGTCCAAGGACTCGCCGGTATCCGACCGTCCAGGGAGCCCAACCGAGCAGTTGCAGCCGTATTCAGCTATGGAAGTGCTTCAATGCGGATCACTCAAGGCAGATATATCGCTCCTGAAGGCGAAATCCGAATACCTGGTCCTGTCCGATCAGGTCTTGGTGAAATTCAACAACGGCGATTCTGCCCGAGCAGCTTTCCCTCAGCTCTATGGAAAACCTTCGGACGGCCACAGCTCGCCAGCACACCACCAGCCTACCACGAAACTTTCCTCTGGCGATGTGCGTTTGGAGATTCCGCTTCGTTCGGTTGTTGCTGTCTTCAACGATGACGGCGCTAGTAACAGATCTGGCATCGAGATCTGGTGGTTTTCGCCCTGGCCCAAGCTGGCTTATTCCAAGGCGCATTTCTACTTTTCCCTGCCCAAGGAGCGAGATCTTTGGCTGGCTTCGATTCATCGCGCAATCAGGGCAAAGTTAAGGAAGTCTTCTGGCGGCGCGTTGATCTCGGATAATTTGAGAGGCCGCATAGATCACATTGTTCGATCTGCTGAGGGCTCAGTAGATGCTGGCTATCAGAGCATTATTTTCCCTGTCGCCAGGCGagtttttggtggtggtttgaaggGTGGCACAACGGaagaggcaccagacaatACGGATATCTCATCATTCTATCTCATCATCGGCCCGTGTATGTGCCATTTCGTCGAAGTCCTCAAGGCTGACCACGCCACCGCCCCTGGCGATTTGCGGGTAAAGGCCGTGTCATATGGCACCGTTACTTTGACTCGCTTTAGAGCATCTGTGGCATCACACGAGCACCGCTTTGTAATGTGTTTCAGGTATGTGCAAAACGGCAAGCGCTCTCAATCATTAAACCCTGCAGGTACTAACCAACTCAGGTCTCCGTTTGGCCGCGAGTCTAGAATCGATCTTGCTAGCTCACAGTATCGACGTATCATTGAAACTCTGACAAAAGCAGACCGTATCTTGAAACCAATGTGGCCGCAGCATTTTCAACAGGTTATATTTGATATCAAGGGACTTCCACCTCCACTCCAGCTAACGTCCGGAAACGATCTTGGTGGACTAAAACGGAGCTTAGAAGCCTATTGTGCCGCATATCAAGTCCAAGTACCGAATTGGACTATTGACTGgagtcctcctcctcaacccgCCTTTCGACTATTGCCTTCCAATGGCCCGGCATACTCCCCCATGCAGCTCCTTGCCGTTTTCCGCGCCTTGCGATACAACAGTTTCTTCAAAGCTATCTCTTTCCGTGGTGTGGATCTCTCGTCACTCTCCGGTAGGAATGACAAGTCACAGTACGGTGATTCTCTGGCCTACAAGTCTCTGAACGGTATGTTTTGAACCACCAGATTTCCGTGGATCTGCTTGGCCCTAATTTGCTAATCAAATCATAGGCATGACAATATCAGACGAGCACCACGAAATCTTGCTCCAGTCGACCATTCTGGAACAGGAGATTCATGCTCTGCTCTTTGCATCTGAATCCATCCGAAGTCTTGACATGTCCAATGTGCTAGGCCTAGGGAGCAAAGGCAACAGGTTGAGTCGATATCAGTACGACTTGACAAGCCTTACAAAGACGACATCAGAGATTTTGCGACCtgtgttggagttgttgcGCCGACAACTTTGCGTTTGTCACAGTGTCTCGCTAGCTGGAAATCCAATTGCAACTGGAGATTTGGACGAGCTAGGTAAGGCAGCTTTCCCATAACTCATTCAGAAACAGAGACTAGATACTAACATATTGAAAAGTCAACGTTTTGACATTGGATCCGGTCCACCTGCGCAGACTCGATCTATCTCGATGCTCACTTGGCGATTCTGGTCTCACAGAGCTTTGGGTAAGCCTTGCTGGCCAAGCGGACTCTCTTGAGTGGATAGACACATCGCACAACCAAGGGGTTGTCCGCTTTGAGATTATTCAGAGCACTTTGAGTGGAATGAGACGGCTTTCCAAGCTGAAAATTGCTGGAAATACTCGTATCACGTCAGAGGAGTCTTTATTCGATGAGGGGACAATGCAGAATTGGCAGCTCCGGGAGCTGGATCTCTCCGGCATCATGGTAAGCATCAACCACGTCTTCTATCTCGCCTGACTTTCGTTATTAATGCAATACCTCATAGCTAAACCCTGCCACAATTGACATTTTGTCGAACTATCTAGAAACTGAAAATTCGAGCGGTCTACACACGATGCGCCTCAACAACTGCGGGTTGACAGGCGGCCAGCTTGCACGGCTCTTTTATGCCATGGGCCGAGCAAGGCCGGTCGAGCTGTATATTAACTGTAGCCGCCTGGACGAGGGAATTGACGACTTATGCACGGCTATCAGCGAAGGTTACGGCCCCTGGTGCCTTTTCGCGCAAATGATGGAATTTGCTGTCGAAGTCAACTACATCAAGCTGCTCAAGGCGCTCACGGTCAACACGTCTATTGAGTGCCTCAGCCTTGCAGGAACGTCAACGCCGGACGCCGCCAGCAGTACTGCTTGTCAGGCCATTGCAGACTTTTTCGCTAAGAATAACACTGTCCGTTTCCTGGATCTTTCAGGATTCGATTCAAAGCTGGATGAGGGCAGGCTTGGCCGAGAGTTCTCCAAAGCACTCATCGGCTTGCGGACAAACGAGAGCATCGAGCACCTACGTGTTCGCAGCCAGATGCTGAACATAAACATTGGGGACTTGGCAGAGGCCATCTCCGAGAACAAAACTCTCCACACCTTGGACTGTGAGGGGAATGACTTCAACCTTTCCAATTATAGACACCTCGTCACGTCACTGGACCAAAACACGACCATCCGCTACTTTTCTGCGTTCTCTCAACAAGAACTCAATAAAGCCACTGCCAAGTCGATGGAAACGGCGGCAACCGCTGCTCCGGTACGCAGGTCTTCAGTCATTTCCAGGTTCAAGCCTGACAAGGGCACGAACGGGAATAGCAAGCCATTGGTGCAGCGACTAAAGGATGAATGGGATACCGTTGGGTCAGATTTGGCACGCATTCTGCAGCGAAACCAAATCATCTTTGATCAGGAGAACAATGCTGAACAAGATGAGAGTTCTTCTCAAGAGTACCACAGGAGCAATACCGCAGAAATGACCTTGTGCGCAGCTTTTGGCGGATTGCCACTGAAAGATCTGGAGAGCCAAAGGGTCAAGGGCGTTCGTAGCTCGCAGGACTCGCAGCAGGCAATTTCTGGAGACTTGGCTATCCGACGTCACAGTCGGTACGGATCGATAGGCTCCCGGGAAGTTGCAACACGACCAGTGTCTATGATTTCGAGTGAGGTGGCTGTTAGCCCCTCGACTGAGGAGGCCAGCAACGGATCAGGCGGAATACCAACGCCTCCGGAACTCGACAGCCCCATTGAGCCGGAGTTTGGACTGGCTGCCGAGATATTTGCGTCAACCATCTTTGACGAGCCTAATTATACGTATTCGGATGGGCACGAGGTTGACGATGGATTGCAAATGAAGAGATATAGGCGCTACATGGGCGATCCGACCAGCCGTatcgacgaggaggatggagcaAATGATACGGAGTCATCATGAATCATGAGTGTTTTCTGTGAGGACAGAGGAGCAGATGGAGTGGCTCGAGAAATAACGATTTGCATATATACACATTGATGCACAGCCGCAggatggttggttggatTTCAGACATGACGGAGAGGGTAAGATGCACATTTTATTGTCATGATGAGCGggacttgtccttgggcTTTGGCGGAGTTGGCGAGCTATAAAGTATATGGAAGGCGTTTGTTGGAATATGGGAATCATTGCCATTCGCTCGATACCCCCTTCGTTAACAGTTTCTTTTGGTTAGTGGCAGTTTTGGGGAAAGCATATAGGATCAACATGAAAATACATTCGTACAGTCAAGAAGATAAGTCAATGTCTTGAGTCGTGAACACTTGCTGTTGAAAGTCAGTCTGTTTGCAGATGTCGTTGCTCAAGTTGTGGAGCTCACCCAGgggcaaggcaagcagcaaCGAATGGGCTCGAAGTACTGATGCCCAATCAGCCACGCAGTGTTGTTTCCCAGGTAGGCAGGCGGTAACGCCAAACCCAGCCACAGTCTACTCCGTAATGCCCAGCCCCATCGGTTTAGCTAGTCAGCGAGTTCATACAGAGTCCAGACAgacagagtacggagtacgccAGCGAGGCAACATCCATCCAACCCCATTCATTGACAGCTTGTTCCAAGCTTTCGTCatcctttctttcttccgCTTCCCCTGTCCTCCTCCATCACGCCCGTCATTTCACCACCGCAGTCATCTTGCACCGGTGATTGACTTGTATTATTTCAGGCGTTGTTTTTGCCACAGCCGCTTGCTTTTCCGCCTTTTGGTTTTTAATTGCTCGACTGCTTTGCGCTCTCGAACCTCCCCTCCATTGCGGAGCTTCTCGCTCCGGAGGCCCCGACCCCCCGAACCACTTACTGTTCGGCCCATTATCACGACGACAACTTCCTGACCTTGCGCGAGATACCGAAGCTCTACCGTTCGACGAGCTCCCTACTTTGGATCATGTACTCCAACTCGAACGCCTTTCTGGGCGGCAACAGCCAGCGacctggccagcagcaaTATGGCGGTGGCTCGTTCAACACCGGCCCTGGGCTCGGTGgccagcctcaacagcaacagccaagtcCTTTTGCGCCACAGCCTACGGGATTTGGACAGCAGCCGTTGCAGCAGCAGTACACTGGCTTCCCAATGCAGGCCCAACAGACGGGTATGCCGCAGGCTTCTCAACCGCTGCAGCAGCAGTATACGGGCTTTCCTGGCCAGGCACAACCTCAGCAGAGCTTCCAGACAGGAGCTGTGCCCCCCATGCCGTCAATCCCCTCGCAGTATCAACAGCAatttcagcagcagcagcaacaacaacagccgcagccgcaacCGCCCCAGCCTGGATTTCAGACGTCTCAGCCAACTGGGTTTCCTTCGTCCTCGCCTGCGCAGGCTTCTGCCGCGGCCCCCCCTCCGCCTCCGATGAAGCCTCAGCCGACTGGCTTCACTGAGATGGCTGCATCTTTCCACACAGGTGGAACGGCTAAGCCTCAAGGACGACGGGCCGAGAAGACGAACAAGATTCCCAACATCAGGCTCTCATTTATTACGGCCCAGGATCAGTCCAAGTTTGAGACACTGTTCAAATCGGCTGTTGGGGATAACTCGACTACCATGTCCGGCGACAAGGCCAGAGATCTTTTACTGCGGTCTAGATTGGATGGAGATACCCTTTCTCATATCTGGTATGGCTCACATGAATGTTGAATTATATCGAACCCCTGACGGATTTTATGGATCGCTAACGAATGACCATTTGTAGGACTCTGGCAGATACTACTCGCGCTGGCCAGCTTTACTTTCCCGAGTTTGCACTCGCCATGTATTTGTGCAATTTGAAAATGACGGGCAAgtccttgccaacaacgCTGCCGGACAATATCAAGAACGAAGTTTCCAGCATGGTTGATATTATTGGCTTCAGTGTGGTGGACGATGCTCCCGCTTCGCGTCCGGCCACTAACGCCCCGAGCTTCCAAAACGATGTTTCTACGCCTCCGGCTATTCAACAGCCCCAACCGCAGCCGTCCAACtctcagcttctccagtCGCAGATGACGGGCTTTCCCGGCCAGCAGCCTGGCTTTGGTGGTCAACCCCAGGGCCTCCAGGCTCAACAGACTGGATTTCCCGGCATGCAGAATCCTCGGCCCACAGGATATCAGGGACCACGACCTCCGATGCCCCCCATGCCTACTGGTTTCGGTCAGAACCCAAATGACGCTGGCTTAGCAATGCCACTAAATGCCCAGCCCACGGGTCGACCAGGACAATGGGGACTAGTTAATGCACCTGCCTCTGGACTGCCCAACATTGATGCCTTGCAAGCCCGAATGATGCCTCAACAAGGCCGTGAAGCCGGCAGCTACACAACCCAGGGACTTCAGGGCAATGCTGTTATTCCATGGGCCATCACCAAAGAGGAGAAGACCCGGTATGACTCCCTTTTCAGAGCCTGggatggctttggcaaagggTACATTGGTGGCGACCAGGCGATCGAAATCATGGGCCAGAGTGGCCTAGAGAAACCTGATCTGGAGAGAGTTTGGACACTTtccgacaatggcaacaagGGCCGTCTGGATCTCGACGAATTTGCCGTCGCCATGCATTTGATATACAGAAAGCTGAACGGCTATCCCCTCCCCAACAACCTTCCTCCGGAGCTTGTCCCGCCCTCTACTCGCAATTTCAGCCAGTCGATAGGTACCCTTAAGTCCATGTTGAACCAAGAATCTGACTTTCGAAAGAACTCTGGtgcctctcttcttccccagaAGACTGGTGTGAGCTACATGAAGAACCGTTCTTTCAGAGGAGCTGGGGCTGGCTCCCAGGCGGCTCGTAAGGATGCTACCGTCTTCAGgaacgacgacgaagatTTCGGCTATCGGTCCAGCGCTCGGCGAAGACTTGGAAATTCATCTCCCCGCTCCGAGTCCCCTGCATCCGTTGCATCCAGTGACGACCTTTCTCTTGATCAACTGAGAAAGAAGATTAAGGAGAAGCAGGTCCTTTTAGATGCCATGGACTTTGCTGATGAAAGAAGCAacgaggaggatgatatACTCGATCGTCGAGACCGAAAAGAATCTGAAGAGCTATATCGACGCATCAGACGCATCCAAGGAGATATCGATGCCCATCCTGATGCAGCATTAGCCACTGGAGATTCTGATGCGGAAAGACGTGCTCTGAAGCGTCAACTCCAGAATCTCACTGACAAGGTTCCCGAGCTTGCATCCCAGGTCCGAAGAACTGAGAAGGCTATCATGGAGGCCCGACTTGAACTCTTCCGTCTGAAGGACGCCAAGGCGCATCCGAACTCCGGTCCGCAGATTGTCGGAACTGGACCAGGAGGCACTGTAACGGAAAGCGATCGACTAAAGGCTAGGGCAAAGGCCATGATGCAACAACGGACAGCTGCTTTGAcaggcaagaagattgacgTTGCCGCTGAGGACACTGATGCGCCGAAGCGACTTGAAGATGAAAccatcaaggtcaagagcGAGAAGGAAAGCAACGAGAGCATGGTCCGCGACGTAGAAGAAAGTGTTCGCGACTTTGCACGGGGTATTGAAGACAGCCTCAAAGAAGGCGGCAACGATAACTCAAGCGAACACGAGAAGCGACGATGGGAGGATGCTCTTGGAGTGGAAGACGAGGTTCGAGATTTCATCTTTGACTTGCAGCGCGACAGCCGTGCTGCTCGTGCTCGTGCCCAGGACAGGCGCCCTGCGCAAGCCTCGCCTCCCGTCGAGCAATCTCGGCCGGAGAGAGTCGCCAGTCCACGCGTTGAAAGTCCTGTTTCCACGTCTCGTACCGCTACTCCCCCTGCTACTGGCGGTTCGTACTCCTCGTACAAAACCCCAGAGGAGCGCGCCGCGTACATCAAGCAGCAAGCAGAGCAGCGTATGGCTGAGCGTTTAGCTGCACTGGGTATCAAGGCTCCAGCCAAGTCAGGCGAGACAGCTGCTCAGCGAAGCGAGCGGGAACGTACCGAACGTGCTGCCAGATTGAagcaagcagaagaagaagatgctCGCAGAGATGCTGAGCGCCAGGCTCGTTTGGCTGATGAGCATGGCGTGCCTGAtcctgcttcagcttcgGAAACGCCCAAGGCCTCGGCTAGAGccccccctcctcccccagcCAGCAGGAAGGGCGGCAAAGTAGACACTTCTGAGCAGGATACCGCGAGACAGGCAGAAGGGGAACgggctgccaaggctgctgaggaggcAAGGCTCACCATGGAACGTGAGGAACAGGAAAGAGAGAGGCAGAAGATGGAGTAAGTCTCAAATCAGATTTAACCCCCGCAGTAATATGAGCAATTCACTAACATTAGTGCCAGGAATACtgtcaagaaagaagaggatgaaTTTGCCAGGGAACAGGAGGAGGCAGCAGCTCGTCTAAAGGCTCTGGAAGAGCAGGTTAAGCAGGGCAAGTTGCgaaaggaggaggagaagagacgAAAGAAGGCTGCGCTTGCAGAAGCCAAGGAGAAAGaagccaagatggcggcgaaACGAGCAGAAATTGAAGCATCCAAGCAACGTGAGCTGGAGCTTCGACGACAACTCGAGGCTCTCGATGATGAGGACTCCtcagacgatgacgaaggcCCTCAGCAGATCACTCCCCAGGAGTCTACCCCGAGTGGCAGCCAGATTGTTCATCACGACACAGAGAAGAAACCCagctctcctccaccagtGCCGGCTGCCGCTCCTCCTGTACCAACCGTCGTTACGTCCCCTCCTGCTGATGCCGAGAGCAAGAACCCTTATCACAAGATGATGTCACAACCGGCAGAGGCATCATCCACTGGTCAATCTCAAGAGTCTGCGCCTGCTCCCCCAGCCGCTGCGGCTCCTCCCGTTCCTCGCTCTGAAGCGTCTACAAATCCCTTCCATCGTATGGCTCAACCTCCTCCCGCTGCTACTGGACCTGTGTCCCGAAAGCGAGCAGACTCAGAAGACTGGGGTTCAGATaaagatgacgacgaagactCGGATGATGATCGACCAGGAGGTGGCAACGCTGCTCAATTGGCATCTATCCTATTCGGAACCATGGCACCGCCGCGACCACTATCTGCTACTGGGCGGGATTCATCACCAGCTAGCCCGGCGCCGGCGAACGATGCTCCCATTgcatcgccgccgcctcctcctccggcTCCTGGCTCAGATGCTCCTGtcgcaccaccaccgccccCTCCCCCAATGCCAGAGAGCAATGGTCCTACgtcgcctcctcctccgccgcctaTGCCCAGTGCCGACGCTCCCTCGgcacctccaccaccaccgcccatgCCACCGACAGGagcagctcctcctccacctccgaTGCCTGGTGCgggagctcctcctcctcctcctccgcctccaccagctgGTGATGCCCCCGCTGCCCCGGCTTCTGGTGGCCGTCCAGCTGGCTTCTTGAGCGAGATCCAATTAGGGAAGTCCCtcaagaagaccaagacgaaTGACAAGAGTGCGTCCGCAGTTGCCGGTCGTGTTTTGGATTAAGTTTGCCATGTACGGTCTGGGGACGCCATCGACAGATGTGTCATCTACGGACTACAGAGCTAGCGTGGACAAGAAGCGCCCTGTACCAAGTTTGAACAATGCAAAGGAGCAGGTGGTCTCGTAGTTCCAGTGGAGTTTACGCCACTGCTTGTTAATACAATTTCTCTACAATAAGTTTACGATGCAATGCCTGCAGAGGTTTATTTTCCTTGTGCAACCTCGTGACGGATGTGAAGCTAGATATAGAAGCATATTACGTATTGCATGTACTCTGCCAACTAGTTCATGCCATATCCCAATAGTATAGAGATCAGACCCGATGAGGTGGCACTGGGTGATCTTATCAACGAACACCAGATCAGTAAGAGGCGTAACCTGAAATTACGATGCCTCTTGTCCATTGGCCAGGTCACCTCCCTCGAACATGATCCGGAGGTGAGACAAACATGGAGTGATCTGTTTAATGACCGAACGGGGCGTGGGTTCGGTCCTACATGCCGATTGACAAGAAGTTTTCCAGGACTCCGTAAAAGTGAGATGGATCAGGAGGGGCAGACAATATTGTCGTCCGGCGTTTCTCGCTTATGCGAGTACCCGTATGACCAATTGTGAGACGGTGTGGTGGTTCACGCCTTGCAATACCTTACCGACGAGTGAGGACAAAAATACCAACTTAAGATTTAGACGCACCTCGTGGGACTTTGCGTCGTTGCGTATTCCG
The genomic region above belongs to Pochonia chlamydosporia 170 chromosome 2, whole genome shotgun sequence and contains:
- a CDS encoding leucine rich repeat protein (similar to Verticillium alfalfae VaMs.102 XP_003003290.1), whose product is MNVERWKRRSSSGLTLSTTTTTSHHDAKTLPQPTESKAPRVLTRALRSLSSSSMDSIAATSTRSNSMRKLQKTPSSNSSSMIDRLQRRVSKDSPVSDRPGSPTEQLQPYSAMEVLQCGSLKADISLLKAKSEYLVLSDQVLVKFNNGDSARAAFPQLYGKPSDGHSSPAHHQPTTKLSSGDVRLEIPLRSVVAVFNDDGASNRSGIEIWWFSPWPKLAYSKAHFYFSLPKERDLWLASIHRAIRAKLRKSSGGALISDNLRGRIDHIVRSAEGSVDAGYQSIIFPVARRVFGGGLKGGTTEEAPDNTDISSFYLIIGPCMCHFVEVLKADHATAPGDLRVKAVSYGTVTLTRFRASVASHEHRFVMCFRSPFGRESRIDLASSQYRRIIETLTKADRILKPMWPQHFQQVIFDIKGLPPPLQLTSGNDLGGLKRSLEAYCAAYQVQVPNWTIDWSPPPQPAFRLLPSNGPAYSPMQLLAVFRALRYNSFFKAISFRGVDLSSLSGRNDKSQYGDSLAYKSLNGMTISDEHHEILLQSTILEQEIHALLFASESIRSLDMSNVLGLGSKGNRLSRYQYDLTSLTKTTSEILRPVLELLRRQLCVCHSVSLAGNPIATGDLDELVNVLTLDPVHLRRLDLSRCSLGDSGLTELWVSLAGQADSLEWIDTSHNQGVVRFEIIQSTLSGMRRLSKLKIAGNTRITSEESLFDEGTMQNWQLRELDLSGIMLNPATIDILSNYLETENSSGLHTMRLNNCGLTGGQLARLFYAMGRARPVELYINCSRLDEGIDDLCTAISEGYGPWCLFAQMMEFAVEVNYIKLLKALTVNTSIECLSLAGTSTPDAASSTACQAIADFFAKNNTVRFLDLSGFDSKLDEGRLGREFSKALIGLRTNESIEHLRVRSQMLNINIGDLAEAISENKTLHTLDCEGNDFNLSNYRHLVTSLDQNTTIRYFSAFSQQELNKATAKSMETAATAAPVRRSSVISRFKPDKGTNGNSKPLVQRLKDEWDTVGSDLARILQRNQIIFDQENNAEQDESSSQEYHRSNTAEMTLCAAFGGLPLKDLESQRVKGVRSSQDSQQAISGDLAIRRHSRYGSIGSREVATRPVSMISSEVAVSPSTEEASNGSGGIPTPPELDSPIEPEFGLAAEIFASTIFDEPNYTYSDGHEVDDGLQMKRYRRYMGDPTSRIDEEDGANDTESS